In Candidatus Methylomirabilota bacterium, a single window of DNA contains:
- a CDS encoding MerR family transcriptional regulator, giving the protein MSTVPDKLYYRIGEVETITEIPAYVLRYWESEFKLLRPKKNPAGQRLYRKADLELVLRIKSLLYDERLTLEGAKKRLRSESRGLDQMDLGLRGATLEEVLRRTRSRLQAIRQRLAASRPGRSS; this is encoded by the coding sequence ATGAGCACGGTTCCCGACAAGCTCTACTACCGGATCGGCGAGGTCGAGACGATCACGGAGATCCCGGCATACGTGCTCCGCTACTGGGAGTCCGAGTTCAAGCTGCTCCGTCCCAAGAAGAACCCGGCCGGCCAGCGCCTGTACCGCAAGGCCGATCTAGAGCTGGTGCTGCGCATCAAGTCGCTCCTCTACGACGAGCGACTCACGCTCGAGGGCGCGAAGAAGCGCCTGCGTAGCGAGTCGCGCGGGCTGGATCAGATGGACCTGGGCCTGCGCGGCGCGACGCTGGAGGAGGTGCTCCGGCGCACGCGGTCGCGGCTGCAGGCCATTCGCCAGCGCCTCGCCGCTTCGCGACCCGGCCGCTCGTCTTGA
- a CDS encoding SPOR domain-containing protein, with protein MSPERPEQDDFLEDEEQDDYEGQRSIFATGWFRAVLVLLVLAVIAVIAVPLIGGWFEPPAPPKLVTPAPIPRPSAPTPPPAAAPSTPAPTPATPPAPGPSATAPPAAVTPAPVTPPAPATPVPSSPPAAITPAPAPAPARPEIPPASAPTRAAEKAEKAKAPERTAAVAPSKSNPKAPAAGNYWVQVGAFKEGRNAEGLAKTLRAEGFAVQVTQVTRDAPLHVVRVGGYPDRSRAAAAREDLQGKGHTGFVTSGPPK; from the coding sequence GTGAGCCCTGAGCGCCCCGAGCAGGACGACTTCCTCGAAGACGAAGAGCAGGACGACTACGAAGGCCAGCGCAGCATCTTTGCGACCGGCTGGTTTCGTGCCGTCCTCGTGCTGCTCGTCCTCGCGGTGATCGCGGTGATCGCGGTGCCGCTGATCGGCGGCTGGTTCGAGCCGCCGGCGCCGCCGAAGCTGGTGACGCCGGCGCCGATTCCCAGGCCGAGCGCGCCCACGCCGCCGCCCGCGGCCGCGCCGAGCACGCCGGCCCCGACTCCCGCAACGCCGCCCGCGCCGGGACCGAGCGCGACTGCGCCGCCGGCGGCGGTCACGCCGGCGCCGGTGACACCGCCGGCGCCGGCAACCCCGGTGCCCTCGTCGCCCCCGGCGGCCATCACGCCCGCGCCCGCCCCGGCGCCCGCGCGCCCCGAGATCCCGCCCGCGAGCGCGCCGACCAGGGCCGCCGAGAAGGCGGAGAAGGCGAAGGCCCCCGAGCGGACCGCGGCGGTGGCCCCGAGCAAGAGCAACCCGAAGGCGCCGGCCGCCGGCAATTACTGGGTCCAGGTGGGCGCGTTCAAGGAGGGCCGCAACGCGGAGGGCCTGGCCAAGACGCTGCGCGCCGAGGGCTTCGCGGTGCAGGTCACGCAGGTGACGCGCGACGCCCCGCTGCACGTGGTGCGCGTCGGTGGATATCCCGATCGCTCGCGGGCCGCCGCGGCTCGCGAGGATCTGCAGGGCAAGGGACACACGGGCTTCGTGACGTCGGGCCCGCCCAAGTAA
- the pgsA gene encoding CDP-diacylglycerol--glycerol-3-phosphate 3-phosphatidyltransferase, with product MGLPNWLTTLRILLIPVFVTLLVYRRPGAALLVFCLASLTDMLDGYIARVQGCQTRLGAFLDPLADKLLLTCGFVTLTWLKVIPFWITAVVVSRDVVLSIGVLVIHVAGGTVHPAPTWIGKMSTVFQMATVLAAMASGYFQLLPPVTTKVLAWVTAGFTVTSGLQYIVMGLKQLEAHGSVHEHDRV from the coding sequence ATGGGACTTCCCAACTGGCTCACGACGCTGCGCATCCTGCTGATCCCCGTCTTCGTGACGCTGCTCGTCTATCGGCGGCCCGGCGCGGCGCTGCTGGTGTTCTGCCTGGCCAGCCTGACCGACATGCTGGATGGCTACATCGCCCGGGTGCAGGGATGCCAGACGCGCCTCGGGGCCTTCCTGGATCCCCTCGCCGACAAGCTGCTGCTGACGTGCGGCTTCGTGACGCTCACGTGGCTCAAGGTCATCCCGTTCTGGATCACCGCGGTCGTGGTGAGCCGCGATGTGGTGCTGAGCATCGGCGTGCTCGTCATCCACGTGGCCGGCGGCACCGTCCACCCCGCGCCGACGTGGATCGGCAAGATGTCCACGGTGTTCCAGATGGCCACCGTCCTGGCCGCGATGGCGTCCGGCTACTTCCAGCTCCTGCCGCCCGTCACCACCAAGGTCCTGGCGTGGGTGACCGCCGGCTTCACGGTGACCTCGGGCCTGCAGTACATCGTGATGGGGCTCAAGCAGCTCGAGGCCCACGGCTCCGTGCACGAGCACGACCGGGTCTGA
- a CDS encoding DUF512 domain-containing protein: MPRRTAPVPDGVVVARVAARGAAERAGLRAGDRILAINGEPLRDVIDFHFHAGEERLRLGVEREGRAHTLHLVRRPAGLGLELEPPRPAEIATCANKCVFCFIHQLPKGMRKSLYVKDDDFRLSFLHGNYITLTDLEEAELERIEAQRLSPLYVSVHATDPDLRHALLGQPRVRRELLPVMERLAKAGIAMHAQIVLCPGRNDGAQLERTVHELARLHPAVPTVAVVPVGLTRHRERLPDLRAVTLEEAAVLVRTIEEWQGAFQVSLGTRFVWAADELYLKSGLPLPPARAYEGFAVAEDGIGLVRRFEDAFARAIARPPAPLGRPRRVTVVTGQMFAPRMRALLDRVRVDGLTVSLAPIANDFFGRGIGVAGLLTGRDIQIQLAQAACGTGELGDEVLLPAVTLRDGAGVFLDDLTPADLAGALGVPVTAVEPDAPAFLAALLGR; this comes from the coding sequence GTGCCGAGACGGACGGCGCCGGTTCCGGACGGGGTGGTGGTGGCTCGGGTGGCTGCCCGCGGAGCCGCGGAGCGGGCGGGGCTGCGGGCGGGAGATCGGATCCTCGCGATCAACGGCGAGCCGCTGCGCGACGTCATCGACTTCCACTTCCACGCCGGCGAGGAGCGGCTGCGGCTCGGCGTCGAGCGGGAGGGCCGCGCGCACACGCTACACCTCGTCCGACGTCCCGCCGGCCTCGGGCTCGAGCTGGAGCCGCCGCGTCCCGCCGAGATCGCCACCTGCGCGAACAAGTGCGTGTTCTGCTTCATCCACCAGCTGCCCAAGGGCATGCGCAAGAGCCTCTACGTCAAGGACGACGACTTCCGCCTGTCCTTCCTCCACGGCAACTACATCACGCTCACCGACCTCGAGGAGGCCGAGCTCGAGCGCATCGAGGCACAGCGGCTGTCGCCGCTGTACGTCTCGGTGCACGCCACCGATCCCGATCTGCGCCACGCCCTGCTCGGCCAGCCGCGCGTGCGCCGCGAGCTGCTGCCGGTGATGGAGCGTCTCGCCAAGGCGGGCATCGCGATGCACGCGCAGATCGTGCTGTGCCCGGGCCGGAACGACGGCGCCCAGCTCGAGCGCACCGTGCACGAGCTGGCGCGGCTGCACCCGGCGGTGCCCACCGTCGCGGTGGTGCCGGTCGGCCTGACGCGGCACCGCGAGCGGCTGCCGGATCTGCGCGCGGTCACCCTCGAGGAGGCGGCCGTCCTGGTGCGCACCATCGAGGAATGGCAGGGCGCGTTCCAGGTCTCGCTCGGCACCCGCTTCGTGTGGGCGGCCGACGAGCTCTATCTGAAGTCCGGCCTGCCCCTGCCGCCGGCGCGCGCCTACGAGGGCTTCGCAGTCGCCGAGGACGGAATCGGCCTCGTGCGTCGCTTCGAGGACGCCTTCGCGCGCGCCATCGCCCGGCCGCCCGCGCCCCTCGGGCGCCCCCGCCGCGTGACGGTGGTCACCGGCCAGATGTTCGCGCCCCGCATGCGCGCGCTGCTCGACCGCGTGCGCGTGGACGGCCTGACGGTGAGCCTGGCCCCCATCGCCAACGACTTCTTCGGGCGCGGTATCGGAGTGGCCGGGCTCCTCACCGGACGCGACATCCAGATCCAGCTCGCGCAGGCCGCGTGCGGAACGGGCGAGCTCGGCGACGAGGTGCTGCTGCCCGCGGTGACCTTGCGCGATGGGGCCGGCGTCTTCCTCGACGACCTCACGCCGGCCGACCTCGCCGGCGCGCTCGGCGTTCCGGTCACCGCGGTCGAGCCCGACGCCCCCGCCTTCCTGGCCGCCCTCCTCGGACGGTAG
- the surE gene encoding 5'/3'-nucleotidase SurE, with protein MAPVILVTNDDGIHARGLAVLAEALEPLGEVYVVAPDREQSAVGHALTLHRPLRVDRVAERKFSVNGTPSDCVNLAVLGLLPEPPVLVASGVNHGTNLGDDVTYSGTVSAAMEGTLLGVPSMAVSQAEPDTDGFDGAAPVARAVATRLLVEGLPAKTLLNVNVPRGEVKGIRLTRLGHRVYREKVIREVDPRGRPYYWIGAGPPEWAEDTGADIAAVHGGFASVTPLHLDLTHHGALGRMAEWEGALNAVLKSKRKRRR; from the coding sequence ATGGCGCCCGTGATCCTCGTCACCAACGATGACGGGATTCACGCGCGCGGTTTGGCCGTGCTCGCGGAGGCGCTCGAACCGCTCGGCGAGGTGTATGTGGTGGCGCCGGATCGGGAGCAGAGCGCGGTGGGGCACGCCCTCACGCTGCACCGGCCGCTCCGGGTGGATCGCGTCGCGGAGCGGAAGTTCTCGGTGAACGGCACGCCGTCGGACTGCGTGAACCTGGCCGTGCTCGGGCTGCTGCCGGAGCCCCCGGTGCTGGTGGCCTCGGGGGTCAACCACGGCACCAACCTGGGCGACGACGTGACGTACTCGGGCACGGTGTCGGCGGCGATGGAAGGGACGCTGCTGGGCGTGCCGTCGATGGCGGTGTCACAGGCGGAGCCCGACACCGACGGCTTCGACGGCGCGGCCCCGGTCGCGCGGGCGGTGGCCACGCGGCTGCTCGTGGAAGGGCTGCCGGCCAAGACACTGCTGAACGTGAACGTGCCGCGCGGCGAGGTGAAGGGGATCCGCCTGACGCGGCTTGGACATCGGGTCTACCGTGAGAAGGTGATCCGGGAAGTCGATCCGCGAGGCCGTCCGTACTACTGGATCGGGGCGGGCCCGCCGGAGTGGGCGGAGGACACCGGCGCCGACATCGCGGCGGTGCACGGAGGCTTCGCGTCGGTGACGCCGCTGCACCTGGACCTGACGCATCACGGGGCGCTGGGCCGCATGGCCGAGTGGGAAGGCGCGCTGAACGCGGTGCTGAAGAGCAAGAGGAAGCGGCGGC
- the der gene encoding ribosome biogenesis GTPase Der has protein sequence MLRPIIAIVGRPNVGKSTLFNRLIGRRRSLVRDVPGVTRDRLYGTAAFERWQATVVDTGGFDPSSASDLVQGVRRQVLQAVEEADLLVFVVDGRAGVTGLDEEIATILRKSGRPVLLAINKIDGGGQDAAIGDAYRLGFTPVLTVSAEHGRGVAELLEACRERAPATVPEATSEGTRVAIIGRPNVGKSSLVNAVLGHERVLVHDQPGTTRDAVDTPLTFRDREYLLIDTAGIRRKGKVTEALEKLSVVMALKSLERCQVAVLVLDAAEGVAAQDAHIAGYANDAGRATVVAVNKWDLVPPGLVTKSDVTNQIYERLPFLEHAPVCFTSAVTRLGLRDLFDQVDAVAAEAQKRLQPGDLLSTLRQAVERRPMSARGVALRIQSAQQVAVSPPTFAVRVNLPDAIHFSYERYLINSLRHAYGFAGSPIRLLFRKSVGRGAGRPGRARRRA, from the coding sequence ATGCTGCGCCCGATCATCGCCATCGTCGGCCGCCCCAACGTGGGCAAGTCCACGCTCTTCAATCGCCTCATCGGCCGGCGGCGATCGCTCGTGCGGGACGTGCCGGGCGTCACGCGCGACCGGCTGTACGGCACCGCCGCCTTCGAGCGCTGGCAGGCCACCGTGGTGGATACCGGCGGCTTCGATCCGAGCAGCGCGTCGGACCTGGTGCAGGGCGTGCGGCGCCAGGTGCTGCAGGCCGTCGAGGAGGCCGATCTCCTGGTGTTCGTGGTGGACGGACGCGCGGGCGTGACCGGCCTCGACGAGGAGATCGCGACGATCCTCCGCAAGAGCGGCCGGCCGGTGCTGCTCGCGATCAACAAGATCGACGGCGGCGGGCAGGATGCGGCGATCGGCGACGCCTACCGCCTGGGCTTCACGCCGGTGCTGACCGTCTCCGCCGAGCACGGCCGCGGCGTGGCCGAGCTGCTCGAGGCCTGCCGCGAGCGGGCGCCCGCGACGGTGCCGGAGGCCACGAGCGAAGGCACGCGGGTGGCCATCATCGGGCGGCCCAACGTGGGCAAGTCGTCGCTGGTCAACGCGGTGCTCGGCCACGAGCGGGTGCTGGTGCACGACCAACCCGGCACCACCCGCGACGCGGTGGACACGCCGCTCACCTTCCGCGACCGCGAATACCTGCTGATCGACACCGCGGGCATCCGGCGCAAGGGGAAGGTGACCGAGGCGCTCGAGAAGCTCTCGGTGGTGATGGCGCTCAAGAGCCTGGAGCGCTGTCAGGTCGCGGTGCTGGTGCTCGACGCCGCCGAGGGCGTGGCCGCGCAGGACGCGCACATCGCGGGCTACGCCAACGACGCGGGCCGCGCGACGGTGGTGGCGGTGAACAAGTGGGACCTGGTGCCGCCCGGCCTGGTGACCAAGAGCGACGTCACCAATCAGATCTACGAGCGCCTGCCGTTCCTCGAGCACGCCCCGGTCTGCTTCACGTCGGCGGTCACGCGGCTCGGGCTCCGCGATCTCTTCGACCAGGTGGACGCGGTGGCGGCCGAGGCTCAGAAGCGGCTGCAGCCGGGCGATCTGCTGTCCACGCTGCGCCAGGCGGTGGAGCGTCGTCCGATGTCCGCGCGCGGCGTGGCGCTGCGGATCCAGTCGGCGCAGCAGGTCGCGGTGTCGCCGCCGACGTTCGCCGTTCGCGTGAATCTGCCGGACGCGATCCACTTCTCCTACGAGCGCTACCTGATCAACTCGCTCCGGCACGCGTACGGCTTCGCCGGCTCGCCGATTCGGCTGCTCTTCCGCAAGAGTGTGGGACGGGGAGCGGGCCGGCCGGGGCGGGCCCGCCGTCGGGCATGA
- a CDS encoding integration host factor subunit alpha, with amino-acid sequence MTKNDLINAVAAHGLSKRQSASVVESLFDIIFRCFEKGEDVKIVGFGHFRIRQKASRRGRNPQTGDSIEITARKVLTFKPSKGLKLRINV; translated from the coding sequence CTGACCAAGAACGACCTGATCAACGCGGTGGCGGCCCACGGGCTGTCCAAGCGGCAGTCGGCCTCGGTGGTGGAGTCGCTGTTCGACATCATCTTCCGGTGCTTCGAAAAGGGGGAAGACGTGAAGATCGTCGGCTTCGGCCACTTCCGCATCCGGCAAAAGGCGTCGCGCCGCGGGCGCAATCCCCAGACCGGCGATAGCATCGAGATCACCGCGCGCAAGGTGTTGACGTTCAAGCCGAGCAAGGGTCTCAAGCTCCGGATCAACGTCTAG
- the hflX gene encoding GTPase HflX has product MKSREKAVLAALRLPSQPRVVVEESLDELGRLAESAGAKVVGRATQDRRAPTPGLYFGKGKVEEIKTLSKRQGADLMISDDSLSPIQERNLGGSLGVRVIDRTALILDIFAQRARTMEGKLQVELAQLSYLLPRLVGQWKHLERTGGGIGTRGPGEMQIESDRRIIRHRIQKIRGELQRVRTHRRLLRDRRKASGVPVVALVGYTNAGKTTLLNHLTGEDRVAADALFVTLDPTARLVTSPTHASFVLTDTVGFIRKLPHQLVAAFKATLEELAEADVLVHVVDASHPGLDDQMQAVESLLGELELMGRPTVVALNKIDRLEPGAARALLARFDGVAISARTGEGMESLRTRIDEALQPRVARLTLRIPYSDGPSLAVCYERGRVISRRNEPDGVRLEVELPRRLLTSLEGYRLKD; this is encoded by the coding sequence GTGAAGTCGCGCGAGAAAGCGGTGCTGGCGGCCTTGCGCCTGCCCAGCCAGCCGCGCGTCGTGGTGGAAGAGAGCCTGGACGAGCTGGGACGCCTGGCCGAATCGGCGGGCGCGAAGGTGGTGGGACGGGCCACTCAGGATCGCCGGGCGCCCACGCCCGGCCTCTACTTCGGCAAGGGCAAGGTCGAGGAGATCAAGACGCTCTCCAAGCGCCAGGGCGCCGACCTGATGATCTCCGACGACTCGCTCTCGCCGATCCAGGAGCGGAACCTCGGCGGCTCGCTCGGCGTCCGCGTGATCGACCGCACCGCGCTGATCCTCGACATCTTCGCCCAGCGCGCCCGCACCATGGAGGGCAAGCTGCAGGTGGAGCTGGCGCAGCTCTCGTACCTGCTGCCCCGGCTGGTCGGCCAGTGGAAGCACCTGGAGCGGACCGGCGGCGGCATCGGCACCCGCGGACCGGGCGAGATGCAGATCGAGTCCGACCGCCGTATCATCCGGCACCGGATCCAGAAGATTCGCGGGGAGCTGCAGCGCGTGCGCACGCACCGACGGCTGCTGCGTGATCGGCGCAAGGCCAGCGGCGTCCCGGTGGTCGCGCTGGTGGGGTACACCAACGCGGGCAAGACCACGCTGCTCAACCACCTCACCGGCGAGGATCGCGTCGCCGCCGACGCGCTGTTCGTCACGCTCGATCCGACCGCGCGGCTGGTCACGAGCCCGACCCACGCCTCCTTCGTGCTGACCGACACGGTGGGCTTCATCCGCAAGCTGCCCCACCAGCTGGTCGCCGCCTTCAAGGCTACGCTCGAGGAGCTGGCCGAGGCCGACGTGCTCGTGCACGTGGTGGACGCGAGCCACCCCGGCCTGGACGATCAGATGCAGGCGGTGGAGTCGCTGCTGGGCGAGCTCGAGCTGATGGGCCGCCCCACGGTGGTGGCCCTGAACAAGATCGACCGGCTGGAGCCGGGAGCGGCCCGCGCGCTGCTCGCCCGCTTCGACGGCGTGGCGATCTCGGCGCGCACCGGGGAAGGCATGGAGTCGCTTCGCACCCGCATCGACGAAGCGCTGCAGCCGCGGGTGGCCCGGCTCACCCTCCGGATCCCGTACTCCGACGGCCCGTCGCTGGCCGTCTGCTACGAGCGCGGCCGCGTGATCTCCCGACGTAACGAGCCGGACGGGGTTCGGCTGGAGGTCGAGCTGCCGCGCCGCCTGCTGACCTCGCTCGAAGGGTATCGCCTGAAGGACTAG